A stretch of DNA from Cellulomonas xiejunii:
TCGACCAGAACCTGCTCTCGGCGATGCTGCTCACCGAGGCGCTGTGGCCGTCCCTCGCGCGGCCCGGCGGGCGCGTGGTCACGATCAGCTCGATCGCTGCGCAGCGCGGCGGCGGCGGCGCGTACGGCGCGGCCAAGGCCGGCCTCGTCGCGTGGGGCGCGGAGCTCGCCGCCCGCGGCGGACCGGACGGCATCACCGTCAACACCGTCTCCCCCGGGTATGTCCAGGACACGGAGTTCTTCAGCACCGAGGGCCGGTCGCGGCGCCACGACGCGCTGGTCGCCCAGACGCTGCTCGGTCGTGCCGGGACACCGTCGGACGTCGCGGGTGCGGTGCACTACCTCGCGTCCGAGGACGCGGGCTGGATCACGGGGCAGGTGCTGAGCGTGAACGGCGGGGCCGTGCTGGGACGCTGACGGCAACCCTGCGGCGCCCATCGCCCTGGATCGCGACGGAGGGTGCAGGATGCAGCATGAAGACTCTCACCCTGCCGGGGACCGACATCGTCGCCCCCAACGTCGTGCTCGGGCTCATGCGGATCGCCGAGAAGTCGGACGACGAGATCTGTGAGCTCGTGCGCACCGCCCGCGACGCGGGCATCGACTTCGTCGACCACGCCGACGTGTACGGCCGCGAGATGCACGAGTGCGAGCGCCGGTTCGCCGACGCCATGGCGCTCACGCCCTCGCAGCGCGACGAGATCACGATCCAGACCAAGTGCGGGATCGTGCGCGAGGGGCCGTACTTCGACTTCTCGTACGAGCACATCACGGCGTCGGTCGAGGCCTCGCTGCAGGCCCTGCGGACCGACCACGTGGACGTCCTGCTGCTGCACCGCCCGGACGCGCTCGTCGAGCCGGACGAGGTGGCGCGGGCGTTCGACGAGCTCGAGGCCGCGGGCAAGGTGCGGGCGTTCGGCGTCTCCAACCACACGCCGCGGCAGATCGAGCTGCTCCAGCGGTCGGTGCGCCAGCCGCTCGTCGCCAACCAGGTGCAGCTGTCGATCACGCACGCCGCGCTGGTCGCCCAGGGCGTCGCCGGGAACATGGTGGCCGAGGACCAGTCCGTCACGCGGGACGGCGGCGGGCTGCTCGACTACTGCCGCCTGAACGACATCACCGTGCAGGCCTGGTCGCCGTTCCAGGCCGGGTTCTTCACGGGCACGTTCCTCGGCTCCCCCGAGTACCCCGAGCTCAACGCCGTGATCGACCGGCTCGCCGCGCAGTACGACGTCCCGCCGATCGCCATCGCGACCGCCTGGATCACGCGCCACCCCGCGCGGATGCAGGTCGTCCTCGGCACGACGACCCCGGAGCGGGTCGCCGGGGCGGCGCTGGGGTCGGACCTGCCGCTCACGCGGGCGCAGTGGTACGACCTGTTCCGCGCAGCGGGGCACATCGTCCCCTGACGCCTCACCGCCCCACGCCCGAGCCCGGGCGGCCCTCGTGCCGTCCGGGCTCGGGCGTGTCCGCGCCCCGTCGCGGGCGGGACGCCCCGTCGGTACCGTCGCCCCGTGGCCGGGATCGTGTGGTGGGAGGTCGTGACCGCGGAGCCCGAGCTCTTCCAGCGGTTCCACGCGGCGCTGTCCGGGTGGACGTTCGCCCCCGCCTTCGCGGACACCGAGCTCGGGGCCGACTACTGGATCGTGCAGCAGGACGGGCGGGGCGTGGGCGGTCTCCAGCGGGGCGCGTCGTCCGACGGGCCGCCCCGGGCCGGGACGCGGGTCTACCTGGGCGTCGACGACCTCGAGGCGACGCTCGCGCGCGTGGCCGCGCTCGGTGGCCGGGTGGAGCGCACGCGGACCGAGCTCGGTGGGGACGACCGGTGGTTCGGGACGTTCCTGGACCCGACGGGCGTCTCGTTCGGGCTCTGGACGCAGCACCCGGCACGCGGCTGACGGGACGTCCTAGCCCGCACCGCCCCGCGTGAAGTGGTCGACCAGCCCGGACCGCACCTGCTCGTAGAGCGAGCGGACCGGAACCGTCTCGCCGCGCTCGGCGCGGCGCGCCCACTCGTCGTACGCCAGGCGCACGGCGGTGCCGATGGCGGTGACGACCGTGCGGGCCCGCAGCTCGTCCGGATGGTCGCCGGCGTGCAGCACGATCGTGGTGAGGTCCTGCACCTGCTCGGCGTCGCGGGCGAGGACACAGGCGAGCAGGTCCGGGTCATGGAGGACGAGCCGACGCACCCGCAGCACGCGGGCGTGGCTCTCGGGCGGCTCGGCGTCGAAGGCGTCGATGTGCGCCAGGTAGGCCTGCTCGATCGCGCGGACGACCGTCGACCCCCGCTGGCCGACGGCACGCACGCTCTCCACGAGCCGCTCCATCGAGTCGTCGTCGACGAACAACGCGTTCTCCTTCGTCCCCGCGTGGCGGTAGAAGGTGCGTGGGGCGATGCCGGCGGCCTCCGCGATGGCCTCGACGGCGGTGGCGTGGACCCCGTGACGCTCGAAGAGGTCGAGCGCGGCGTCGGCGATGGCGCGACGGGTCTCGCGACGGCGGTGCTCGCGCAGGCCACAGTCGGCGTCGAGCACGCCGGCGTCGCCGTCGTGCTGCCGGTCGTCCGCGTCGGGCATCCGCCCATCCTCCCACCCGCGCGGGCGGATGTGGCAGTCACTGCCATACACTCGTCGGCCGGACGTCCGCGGTTCCCAGGAACGCCGTCCGCGCCCCCACCCGCTGACAGAGAGACCTCATGACGCTCGAGCACGACCTCCGGCCCGTCCCGCCCGCAACCCCGCACGGGACGACCGCACCCGGCGCCCGCCCCGTGATCGCGCTGCTCGTGGCCTCCGCGTTCGTCGTCATCCTCAACGAGACGATCATGGGCGTCGCCCTGCCCCGGCTCATGGTCGACCTCGACGTCACCGCCGCGACCGCGCAGTGGCTGACCACCGGCTTCCTGCTGACCATGTCGATCGTCATCCCGTGCACCGGCTACCTGCTGGCCCGGTTCCCGCTGCGGGGACTGTTCTTCACGGCGATGTCGCTGTTCGCCACCGGGACCCTGGTGGCCGCGCTCGCCCCGGGCTTCGAGGTGCTGCTCGCCGGACGCGTCGTCCAGGCGTCCGGCACCGCGATCATGCTGCCCCTGCTGTTCACCACGGTGCTCAACGTCGTCCCGGCCAGCCACCGCGGCCGGATGATGGGCGTCATCTCCATCGTCATCGCCGTCGCCCCGGCGATCGGCCCGACGGTGGCCGGCGCGATCCTGTCCGCGCTCGACTGGCGCTGGATGTTCTGGCTCGTGCTGCCCATCGCGCTGCTCGCCATCGCGCTCGGCGCCGTGTGGGTGCGCAACGTCACCGAGACGTCGCCGGCGACGTTCGACCCGCTCTCCGCGCTGCTCGCCGCGGCCGGGTTCGGCGGACTCATCTACGGCCTCAGCCTCGTCGGGGAGTCGACCTCGGGGCACGCACCCGTGGCGCCCGGGATCCCGGTCGCGGTCGGCGTCGTCGCGCTCGGCGTGTTCGTGCGGCGTCAGCTGACGCTGCAGCGCACGGACGCCGCCTTCCTCGACCTGCGCACCTTCACCTCGCGGGCCTTCAGCCTCGCCGTCGCGCTCGTCGTCGTCGTCATGTCGGCGCTGTTCGGCTCGCTCATCCTGCTGCCGCTGTACCTGCAGCAGGCGCTCGCGCTCGACACCCTGACCGTCGGCCTGATGATGCTGCCGGGCGGCGTCCTCATGGGCGTCATCGCGCCCGTGGTCGGCTCCCTCTTCGACCGCTACGGGCCGCGGCCGCTGGTCCTGCCCGGCATGGTCGTCGCCGCGGCCGCGCTGTGGGGCATGACGACGTTCGGCATGGACACGCAGATCTGGTGGATCGTGGCCGTGCACATGACCCTCAACCTGGGGCTCGGCTTCGTCTTCACGCCGCTGCTGACCTCGGCGCTCGGGTCGCTGCCGCGCGCCCTGTACTCCCACGGCAGCGCGATCACCAGCACCCTGCAGCAGGTCGCCGGCGCCGCCGGCACCGCGCTGTTCGTCACGCTCATGTCCGTCGGGGCCGCCGGTGCGGCAGCCACGGGCGCCGACCCGGCCGAGGCGATGGCGGTGGGCGTCCATCGCGCGTTCGTGGTCGGGGCGGTCATCGCCAGCGTCGCCGTCGTGCTCACGCTGTTCGTCCGCAAGCCTGCGGAGGTCGAGGTGGGGGGCCCGGTGCTCGTCGGGCACTAGAGCCACAGGGCCGCTGACCCTCTGGGACCGCGCTGTCCTCACGAGCGGCTCCCGCCGTCGCCGCAGGCGACACGACGGACCGGCATCGACCCCTTGCTGGAGTGGATGCCGGTCCGTCTCCGCGTTCTCAGGAACCTCAAAGGGTCGACCCACATGCTGCGGACTCCCGATGTTCATCCGCCGGCGCGTCACCGTTCACCGCCGGCCGGACCCACGAGAGGACCGCGCCCGTGCGACGCCTGTACCGACGCGCAGCCGAGACCCCCGGTGCCGGGCCGGACGCGACGGACGACGGTCCGGTCGCGACCGTCGCCAGCGCCGCCCGCACCGACACCGCCAGCCGCCTGCACGCGTTCAACCGGTTCGAGATCAAGTACCTCGTGCCGCAGACCCAGGCCGACGACCTGCGGGCGGAGCTGGGTCGGTACATGGACGAGGACGCCTACTCCGGCGCGACCGGCTACCCGATCACGAGCCTCTACTACGACACCCCGGGCCTGAGGTTCTACTGGGAGAAGATCGAGGGGCTGAGGTTCCGGCGCAAGCTGCGGGTCCGGCACTACGGCACGGCGGACGACCTGACCGCGGACTCGATGGTGTTCGTCGAGATCAAGCAGCGCGTC
This window harbors:
- a CDS encoding aldo/keto reductase, which translates into the protein MKTLTLPGTDIVAPNVVLGLMRIAEKSDDEICELVRTARDAGIDFVDHADVYGREMHECERRFADAMALTPSQRDEITIQTKCGIVREGPYFDFSYEHITASVEASLQALRTDHVDVLLLHRPDALVEPDEVARAFDELEAAGKVRAFGVSNHTPRQIELLQRSVRQPLVANQVQLSITHAALVAQGVAGNMVAEDQSVTRDGGGLLDYCRLNDITVQAWSPFQAGFFTGTFLGSPEYPELNAVIDRLAAQYDVPPIAIATAWITRHPARMQVVLGTTTPERVAGAALGSDLPLTRAQWYDLFRAAGHIVP
- a CDS encoding VOC family protein, producing the protein MAGIVWWEVVTAEPELFQRFHAALSGWTFAPAFADTELGADYWIVQQDGRGVGGLQRGASSDGPPRAGTRVYLGVDDLEATLARVAALGGRVERTRTELGGDDRWFGTFLDPTGVSFGLWTQHPARG
- a CDS encoding TetR/AcrR family transcriptional regulator yields the protein MPDADDRQHDGDAGVLDADCGLREHRRRETRRAIADAALDLFERHGVHATAVEAIAEAAGIAPRTFYRHAGTKENALFVDDDSMERLVESVRAVGQRGSTVVRAIEQAYLAHIDAFDAEPPESHARVLRVRRLVLHDPDLLACVLARDAEQVQDLTTIVLHAGDHPDELRARTVVTAIGTAVRLAYDEWARRAERGETVPVRSLYEQVRSGLVDHFTRGGAG
- a CDS encoding SDR family NAD(P)-dependent oxidoreductase, producing MTLPDHAPIEAPRTPRTVVVSGAGTGMGRAVAERFLAAGATVVALGRRAEPLDRLRDDHPASEVQVVPADLTDPDAVLRVVDALDGRPVDVLVNNAGGVGSAPEPGLHGLLESYRRTVDQNLLSAMLLTEALWPSLARPGGRVVTISSIAAQRGGGGAYGAAKAGLVAWGAELAARGGPDGITVNTVSPGYVQDTEFFSTEGRSRRHDALVAQTLLGRAGTPSDVAGAVHYLASEDAGWITGQVLSVNGGAVLGR
- a CDS encoding MDR family MFS transporter, giving the protein MTLEHDLRPVPPATPHGTTAPGARPVIALLVASAFVVILNETIMGVALPRLMVDLDVTAATAQWLTTGFLLTMSIVIPCTGYLLARFPLRGLFFTAMSLFATGTLVAALAPGFEVLLAGRVVQASGTAIMLPLLFTTVLNVVPASHRGRMMGVISIVIAVAPAIGPTVAGAILSALDWRWMFWLVLPIALLAIALGAVWVRNVTETSPATFDPLSALLAAAGFGGLIYGLSLVGESTSGHAPVAPGIPVAVGVVALGVFVRRQLTLQRTDAAFLDLRTFTSRAFSLAVALVVVVMSALFGSLILLPLYLQQALALDTLTVGLMMLPGGVLMGVIAPVVGSLFDRYGPRPLVLPGMVVAAAALWGMTTFGMDTQIWWIVAVHMTLNLGLGFVFTPLLTSALGSLPRALYSHGSAITSTLQQVAGAAGTALFVTLMSVGAAGAAATGADPAEAMAVGVHRAFVVGAVIASVAVVLTLFVRKPAEVEVGGPVLVGH